Proteins encoded by one window of Blautia luti:
- a CDS encoding substrate-binding domain-containing protein: MKAKKVIALVMCAAMVAGMSASSVMAADMPEQFKDLKANEAYDFPMMVKSFQSTYWDAAQEGMKKAADELGVTYKAQGPNSESDIADQVNMINTAIASNPAGLGLAACDTSSVLDALQECADKGIPVVTFDTGVADAPEGSVVCEVCTDNTQAGSVAAENMYNAIKDVVANAEGQVIIGEVNQDATAQNIQQRGGGFIDKMIELLQADGKTVAVKGNEFYVNAAKGADAEEADADVVIQVAVPAQTTVELCSTEAQAILSQENCIAIFGSNQTAAEGVLAANANLNVLGSDPANGDVVGVGFDAGSIIKAAVQDGTFLGAVTQSPLMMGYYAIYALTAAANGQELEDVPTDGYWYDSTNMDDEEIAPNLYD; encoded by the coding sequence ATGAAAGCAAAAAAAGTGATCGCATTAGTTATGTGTGCAGCAATGGTAGCAGGAATGTCCGCATCAAGCGTTATGGCAGCTGATATGCCGGAACAGTTCAAAGATCTGAAAGCTAATGAAGCTTATGATTTCCCGATGATGGTTAAATCTTTCCAGTCTACATACTGGGATGCAGCTCAGGAAGGTATGAAGAAAGCTGCTGATGAACTTGGTGTTACTTATAAAGCACAGGGACCAAACAGTGAATCTGATATCGCTGACCAGGTTAATATGATCAACACAGCAATCGCTTCTAATCCGGCTGGTTTAGGACTTGCTGCATGCGATACATCTTCTGTTCTCGATGCACTTCAGGAGTGCGCAGACAAAGGAATCCCGGTAGTAACATTCGATACAGGTGTTGCTGATGCTCCGGAAGGATCTGTAGTTTGTGAAGTTTGTACAGATAACACACAGGCTGGTTCTGTAGCTGCTGAAAACATGTACAATGCGATTAAAGATGTTGTAGCTAATGCAGAAGGACAGGTTATCATCGGTGAAGTTAACCAGGATGCTACAGCTCAGAATATCCAGCAGCGTGGCGGCGGATTTATTGACAAAATGATCGAACTGCTTCAGGCTGACGGAAAAACAGTTGCAGTTAAAGGTAATGAGTTCTATGTAAACGCAGCTAAAGGTGCAGATGCAGAAGAAGCAGACGCAGACGTTGTTATCCAGGTAGCTGTTCCGGCACAGACAACTGTAGAGCTTTGCTCAACAGAGGCTCAGGCAATCCTTTCTCAGGAAAACTGCATCGCTATCTTTGGTTCCAACCAGACAGCAGCAGAAGGTGTTCTTGCAGCTAACGCTAACCTGAATGTTCTTGGATCTGACCCGGCTAACGGTGATGTTGTTGGTGTTGGTTTTGATGCTGGTTCTATCATCAAAGCAGCAGTTCAGGACGGAACATTCTTAGGTGCTGTTACACAGTCTCCTCTGATGATGGGCTACTATGCAATCTACGCTCTGACAGCAGCAGCTAACGGACAGGAACTTGAAGATGTTCCTACAGATGGTTACTGGTATGATTCTACAAACATGGACGACGAAGAGATCGCTCCGAACCTTTATGACTAA
- a CDS encoding sugar ABC transporter ATP-binding protein yields the protein MGEVILTMKDIDKSFPGVHALDHVNFEVKRGEVHALMGENGAGKSTLMKVLTGIYQKDSGSITYKGQETEFHNTKEAQDAGVVIVHQELNMVGDLTVAQNIFIGREPKKGFRIDDKKMIEDSKKLFQDLNIEIDPREKMNNLTVGKQQMCEIAKAISHKAEVIIFDEPSAALTEKEIADLFEIIRDLRKKGLGIVYISHRMDEIKVITDRVTVMRDGGYVGTLITAESSKEDIINMMVGRVIYEDPKEHSMVAPDAPVVLKVEHLNAGKMVQDVSFELRKGEILGFSGLMGAGRTETARALFGADPKQSGKISIRGKDGQLREVTINSPQDAVKYGIGYLSEDRRRYGCVVQKSVTENTTLATMEEFTRGIFINKSKEKEVSEKYVRELATKTPSCEQLVVNLSGGNQQKVVIAKWLTRDSEILIFDEPTRGIDVGAKNEIYKLMNRLAAEGKSIIMISSEMTEVLRMSDRIIVMCEGRVTGDIDISEATQEHIMNKATRNID from the coding sequence ATGGGTGAAGTTATTTTAACTATGAAGGACATTGATAAGTCCTTTCCTGGAGTTCATGCTCTGGATCACGTTAATTTCGAAGTAAAACGCGGCGAAGTACATGCTCTTATGGGAGAAAACGGTGCCGGAAAGTCTACATTGATGAAGGTTCTTACCGGTATTTATCAGAAAGATTCAGGTTCCATTACCTATAAAGGACAGGAAACTGAATTTCATAACACAAAAGAAGCACAGGATGCAGGTGTTGTAATCGTGCATCAGGAGCTGAACATGGTAGGTGATCTTACCGTAGCTCAGAATATTTTCATCGGACGTGAACCAAAGAAAGGTTTCCGCATCGATGATAAGAAAATGATCGAAGATTCTAAAAAGCTTTTCCAGGATTTGAACATTGAAATTGATCCAAGAGAAAAGATGAACAATCTTACAGTCGGAAAACAGCAGATGTGTGAGATCGCGAAAGCAATTTCCCATAAGGCAGAAGTTATCATCTTCGATGAACCTTCCGCAGCCCTGACTGAGAAAGAAATAGCAGATTTATTCGAGATCATCCGTGATCTCCGTAAGAAAGGTCTTGGAATCGTTTATATTTCTCACCGTATGGATGAGATTAAGGTGATCACTGACAGAGTAACCGTCATGCGAGACGGTGGTTATGTAGGAACACTGATCACAGCAGAAAGTTCAAAAGAAGATATCATCAACATGATGGTTGGACGTGTTATTTATGAAGATCCGAAGGAACACAGCATGGTTGCACCGGATGCACCGGTTGTTCTTAAAGTTGAACATCTGAACGCAGGAAAAATGGTTCAGGATGTAAGCTTTGAACTTCGTAAAGGCGAGATCCTTGGTTTCTCAGGACTGATGGGAGCCGGACGTACTGAGACAGCAAGAGCACTGTTTGGTGCTGACCCGAAACAGAGCGGAAAGATATCCATAAGGGGAAAAGACGGACAGCTTCGCGAGGTAACTATCAACAGCCCTCAGGATGCGGTTAAATATGGTATTGGTTATCTGTCAGAAGACAGAAGAAGATATGGTTGTGTTGTACAGAAATCTGTAACAGAGAATACTACGCTGGCAACCATGGAAGAATTTACCAGAGGTATCTTTATTAATAAGTCAAAAGAAAAAGAAGTTTCAGAGAAATATGTCAGGGAACTGGCAACCAAGACTCCAAGCTGCGAACAGTTGGTAGTCAATCTTTCCGGTGGTAACCAGCAGAAGGTCGTTATCGCAAAATGGCTGACACGAGACAGTGAAATCCTTATTTTCGATGAGCCGACCAGAGGTATCGACGTTGGTGCCAAGAATGAAATTTACAAGTTAATGAACAGACTGGCTGCAGAAGGTAAATCTATTATCATGATCTCTTCTGAAATGACAGAAGTTCTCCGAATGAGTGACCGTATTATCGTAATGTGTGAAGGAAGAGTAACAGGAGATATTGATATTTCAGAGGCTACTCAGGAACACATCATGAATAAGGCTACGCGGAATATCGATTAA
- a CDS encoding ABC transporter permease codes for MEKLKQNPIVKKLGLNRILLVCILILMFVVFKVVLGSKFPVSDSIKSTLNYVYFLGFLSLGVTFVIATGGIDFSIGPVMFCCALISGYCMNSYHVPCVAAMVICVLIGLAFGIFNGFMVSYMSVPAFIISMASMNIAKGIASVFTKTQSVSWPQSSDPVNGWFRNIISYNGFPVGLVIFLIAAVICGIILYNTKPGRYILCLGSNSEAVRLSGVNTRKWQMLAYVICGVLVGIGALFFVGAYTTVQPGYGDQYNNEAIAGCVMGGTSMVGGLASIGGTVIGVFIISLLQQGIMAFGLGKGQQMIITGLIVIVAVYVDVSARRRKN; via the coding sequence TTGGAAAAGTTGAAACAAAATCCAATCGTGAAAAAGCTCGGCCTGAACAGAATCCTGCTTGTCTGTATTCTGATTCTGATGTTCGTGGTTTTTAAAGTAGTTCTGGGAAGCAAGTTCCCGGTGAGCGACAGTATTAAATCTACTTTGAACTATGTATATTTCTTGGGCTTTCTGTCACTTGGAGTAACATTTGTAATTGCCACTGGAGGAATCGATTTCTCCATCGGACCTGTAATGTTCTGTTGTGCACTGATCTCAGGTTACTGCATGAATTCTTATCATGTACCATGTGTGGCTGCCATGGTGATCTGTGTACTGATCGGACTTGCATTTGGTATCTTTAACGGATTTATGGTGTCATATATGTCAGTACCGGCATTTATCATTTCCATGGCATCCATGAACATTGCCAAAGGTATTGCATCCGTATTTACCAAAACTCAGTCAGTAAGCTGGCCGCAGAGCAGTGATCCTGTAAACGGCTGGTTCAGAAATATCATTTCCTACAATGGATTCCCGGTAGGACTTGTGATCTTCCTCATTGCTGCAGTGATCTGCGGAATCATTCTTTATAACACCAAACCGGGACGTTATATCCTTTGCCTTGGTTCTAACAGCGAAGCAGTAAGACTCAGCGGTGTTAATACAAGAAAATGGCAGATGCTTGCATATGTGATCTGCGGTGTCTTAGTTGGAATCGGAGCACTGTTCTTCGTAGGTGCTTATACAACGGTTCAGCCTGGATACGGCGATCAGTATAACAATGAAGCAATTGCAGGTTGTGTAATGGGTGGTACTTCCATGGTTGGCGGACTTGCTTCCATCGGTGGTACAGTGATCGGTGTGTTTATCATTTCTCTTCTTCAGCAGGGTATCATGGCATTCGGCCTTGGCAAAGGACAGCAGATGATCATCACAGGACTCATTGTAATCGTAGCAGTTTATGTCGATGTTTCAGCAAGACGTAGAAAGAACTGA
- a CDS encoding ABC transporter permease, which translates to MTKKKKSILSDQRFIVLLVIIVLFAIFSFKSKEFRQYTTILSMLDFSYYDLLMAIGVTFPLITGGVDLSIGTGMVCYALIAGSLVRNNNLPVALAMLICIVLGVVVGAANGVLIGIMNLPPFLATLCTCMITRGAGSLCSATPWPGLTQDGGWFHSIFKLTIGTGRSASRYPIGFLWMIILVLVMEYVLNHTKFGRYTIAIGSNKEAAALSGINVKFYHVMVYVVCGLFTGLAAIAYAAVTPTVQPGTGAGLEMDAIGGVFVGGVAATGGYGSVVGTLAGIFVIMLLKTGLPYVGLQANWQQIITGVVLIVAVLIDIMKEKKAATK; encoded by the coding sequence ATGACTAAGAAGAAAAAAAGTATTTTAAGTGATCAGAGATTTATTGTATTACTGGTTATTATTGTACTGTTTGCAATCTTCTCCTTTAAGAGTAAAGAGTTCAGACAGTATACCACAATCCTGAGTATGTTGGATTTCTCATATTATGATCTCCTGATGGCAATCGGTGTTACATTCCCGCTTATCACAGGCGGTGTAGACCTGTCAATCGGAACTGGTATGGTATGTTACGCACTGATCGCAGGATCTCTGGTAAGAAATAATAACCTCCCGGTTGCACTTGCAATGCTGATCTGTATTGTACTTGGAGTAGTTGTAGGCGCAGCGAACGGTGTACTGATCGGTATCATGAATCTGCCACCGTTCTTAGCAACCCTTTGTACCTGTATGATCACCCGAGGCGCAGGTTCCCTGTGCAGTGCCACACCTTGGCCGGGACTTACACAGGATGGTGGATGGTTTCATTCAATTTTCAAACTGACGATCGGAACAGGAAGAAGTGCTTCCCGTTATCCAATCGGTTTCCTGTGGATGATCATTCTGGTTCTCGTGATGGAATATGTACTGAACCATACGAAATTCGGACGTTACACCATCGCGATCGGTTCCAATAAAGAAGCAGCAGCTCTTTCCGGAATCAATGTTAAATTCTATCATGTTATGGTATATGTAGTGTGCGGACTGTTCACAGGTCTTGCAGCTATTGCATATGCAGCAGTTACACCAACTGTACAGCCTGGTACAGGCGCAGGTCTTGAGATGGATGCCATCGGCGGTGTATTCGTAGGTGGTGTGGCAGCGACCGGCGGTTATGGATCAGTAGTTGGTACATTAGCAGGTATTTTCGTTATCATGCTTTTGAAGACAGGTCTTCCATATGTAGGACTTCAGGCAAACTGGCAGCAGATCATCACAGGTGTGGTTCTGATCGTCGCAGTCCTGATCGATATCATGAAAGAAAAGAAAGCAGCAACAAAATAA